A window of Gemmatimonadota bacterium genomic DNA:
ATGCGAAATAAAGATCTGGGAATTGACCGCGATAATCTGGTGTATATACGGTTGGAGGGGGCAGCTAAGAGGCAGTATGAGACTTTCAGACGCGAACTTTTGCAACAGCCGGGCATTGTCGGTGTGACCAGTACCGCACACAATCCTCTCAGGGTAACGAGTACCGGAACAAATGCCATGTGGGCGGGTCGAGATCCCAGTTCAGAACATATTTTCCACAGGTTACAGGCCAACTACGATGTGGTCAATACCCTGCAAATGGAGCTTGTTCACGGGCGCGAATTTTCCAGAGATTTTCCCGGTGATCTCAGAAGTTTTATCGTGAATGAAGAAATGGCTCGGGCTATGGGCATGGAAAACCCGGTTGGCACCCTTCTGCGGTTTGGTCGCGAAGGTCCAATTATTGGTGTGGTTAAAAATTTTCATTTCCAATCCCTGTACACCGCCATCGAACCGCTGATTATTCTTCTGAGTCCCGCCCGGACGGAGTATTTATTTGTTCGTATTGCCGCGGGACAAACGGCTGAGACTATTGCAGGTATTGAGAGGGTATTTAAGAAATTCAATGACCGTCCTTTTGAATTTTCTTTTCAGGACGAACAGTTTGAAAGCATGTATCGCACCGAAAGCACGATGGGCACGCTGGCTACTTTTTTTGCAATTTTCGCCATTTTTATTTCTTGCCTGGGTCTGTTTGGTCTGGCGTCCTATACCGCCGAACAACGCACCAAGGAAATTGGCATTAGAAAAATTCTCGGCGCGTCTATTCCCAATCTCGTTATTCTACTTTCCAAAGAGTTTATCAGGCTGGTTGTCATCTCCTTTGCACTGGCCGCTCCGCTGGCCTATCACTTTATGAACGAGTGGTTAAATGATTTTGCCTATCACACATCTCTGGGATGGCGCGTCTTTGTTTTTGCCGGCGTCATTTCTTTGATTATCGCCTGTCTTACCGTGAGCTATCAAGCGATCAAAGTAGCCATGGCCAATCCCGTTGAGTCGTTGCGGTATGAATGAGTCTTAATTTTCTAATGAGGATAAACAATGGAATCCCTGACCCTGCTTTCGGGCCATACAATGCCTGTTGTCGGTCTCGGTACCTGGCCGATGAGAGGCGATCAATGTAAAGAGGTCATCAAACAGGCTCTTGAATTGGGCTATACGCACTTCGATACGGCCTGGATCTACCAAAATCAGCGCGAAATCGGCGAGGCCCTGCGGGAGGTCGGAACTGACCGCTCAAAACTTTTTATAACCTCCAAAGTCGGTAGAGATTATCTGCAATATGATGTCGCACGAAGACAAGCCGATGATATTCTCGAGTATCTCCAGATGGACTACGTGGATTTGTTGCTCGTCCACTGGCCCAACGAAGCCGTGCCTATGGAAGGAACCATTCGCGCTTTCAACGAGTTTTTCGATGCGGGAAAAGCGCGAAGTATTGGGGTTAGCAACTTTTCAGTCGAACAAATGGAACGCGCCCGTTCTCTCTCCGCAGCACCTATCAGTGTCAATCAGATCAAATACCATCCGGGCTACGAACAGCGAGATGTTTTGCAATGGTGCCTGGAAAACGATGTGGTGGTGACTGCGTATTCTCCTCTGGGGAAGAAGGATATTCTTCGGGATCCCGTGTTGCTGGACATTGCCCGCATCCACGATAAGACCTCTGCACACGTCGCTCTCAAGTGGCTGTTGCAAAAAGGCACGATCGTTATTCCCAAGGCGAGTTCCCGAGAACATCTTCAGGCGAATCTCGATGTTTTTGACTGGTCCTTATCGGAAAGTGAGATGCATTCCATTGACCTCATAGCGGGGTAAAATGAAATGAATGAGACAAACAGGCCCAATGTCGTTCTTATCATTACGGACGATCAGGGGTACGGAACTGTGGGGGTACACGGGAATGACCAGGTCAGGACGCCGTATATGGATCGTTTGGCCAATGAAGGGGTAGCGTTTGACCGCTTCTACGGGCATCCGCTTTGTTCGCCTTCTCGAGCCGCATTGATGACCGGGCGGTATTTCTATCGAACCGGAATTCTGCACACGTCCCGAGGGGGTGCATTAATGTCGGGCGATGAGGTCACTGCCGTCGAGCTGTTTCGAGATGCCGGGTACCGCACCGGGATTTTTGGGAAGTGGCATCTCGGTGACAATTACCCAATGAGGCCAATGGACCAGGGATTTGAGAAAGCCGTGTGGCACAAAGGAGGCGGGATCGGGCAAGCCCCCGTAAGGCCAAATAGCTACTTTGACTCGCTTCTGTGGCGAGAAGGGGAAGA
This region includes:
- a CDS encoding aldo/keto reductase, which produces MESLTLLSGHTMPVVGLGTWPMRGDQCKEVIKQALELGYTHFDTAWIYQNQREIGEALREVGTDRSKLFITSKVGRDYLQYDVARRQADDILEYLQMDYVDLLLVHWPNEAVPMEGTIRAFNEFFDAGKARSIGVSNFSVEQMERARSLSAAPISVNQIKYHPGYEQRDVLQWCLENDVVVTAYSPLGKKDILRDPVLLDIARIHDKTSAHVALKWLLQKGTIVIPKASSREHLQANLDVFDWSLSESEMHSIDLIAG